One Janthinobacterium sp. TB1-E2 genomic region harbors:
- the gatA gene encoding Asp-tRNA(Asn)/Glu-tRNA(Gln) amidotransferase subunit GatA: protein MHTKSIKQLSTLLQNKEISAVALATHFLDRIEADNSNAFLHVDRALTLAQAAEADARIAAGTATPLTGVPIAHKDLFVTKGWRTTAGSKMLANYASPFDATVVEKFQAAGMVTLGKVNCDEFAMGSGNENSAFGAVQNPWDKHAVPGGSSGGSAAAVAAGLTPAATGTDTGGSIRQPAAFCGISGIKPTYGRVSRFGMIAFASSLDQGGPMARSAEDCALLLSAMAGFDERDSTSLSPEQGGVAEDFSRDLDQPLTGLRIGVPREYFGEGLAKDVEAAVRGALAQYEKLGATLVDISLPNTALSIPAYYMIAPAEASSNLSRYDGVRYGHRATEYKDLQDMYKKSRAQGFGPEVQRRIMVGTYVLCHGYYDAYYLKAQKIRRLIAQDFDAVLNGPNAVCDVIMGPVAPTVAWDLGDKTDDPVANYLADIYTLSTSLAGLPGMSIPCGFGEGEKNSKRPVGLQIIGNYFGEARLLNVAHQFQQVTDWHTRSPAGI, encoded by the coding sequence ATGCATACAAAATCCATCAAACAGCTGTCCACGCTTTTGCAGAACAAGGAAATTTCCGCCGTTGCGCTGGCGACGCATTTCCTCGACCGCATCGAAGCGGACAACTCGAACGCCTTTTTGCACGTCGACCGTGCCCTGACCCTGGCGCAAGCGGCCGAAGCGGACGCGCGCATCGCCGCCGGCACGGCCACGCCATTGACGGGCGTGCCGATCGCGCACAAGGACTTGTTCGTCACCAAAGGCTGGCGCACGACGGCCGGCTCGAAAATGCTGGCCAACTACGCCAGCCCGTTTGACGCCACCGTGGTGGAAAAATTCCAGGCGGCCGGCATGGTCACCTTGGGCAAGGTCAATTGCGATGAATTCGCCATGGGCTCCGGCAATGAGAACTCCGCCTTCGGCGCCGTACAGAATCCGTGGGACAAGCACGCCGTGCCGGGCGGCTCGTCGGGCGGCTCGGCCGCCGCCGTGGCGGCCGGCCTGACGCCGGCGGCCACCGGCACCGACACGGGCGGCTCGATTCGCCAGCCTGCCGCTTTTTGCGGCATCAGCGGCATCAAGCCGACGTATGGCCGCGTCTCGCGCTTCGGCATGATCGCCTTTGCCTCGTCGCTGGACCAGGGCGGCCCGATGGCCCGCTCGGCCGAAGACTGCGCCCTGCTCTTGAGTGCCATGGCCGGCTTCGACGAGCGCGATTCGACCAGCCTGTCGCCGGAACAAGGCGGCGTGGCGGAAGATTTTTCGCGCGACCTCGATCAACCCCTCACGGGCTTGCGCATCGGCGTGCCGCGCGAATACTTCGGCGAAGGACTGGCCAAGGACGTGGAAGCGGCCGTGCGCGGCGCGCTGGCGCAGTATGAAAAGCTGGGCGCCACCCTGGTCGACATCTCGCTGCCGAATACGGCCTTGTCGATTCCCGCCTACTACATGATCGCCCCGGCTGAGGCGTCGTCGAACCTGTCGCGCTACGATGGTGTGCGCTACGGCCACCGCGCCACCGAGTACAAGGACTTGCAGGACATGTACAAGAAGTCGCGCGCCCAGGGCTTCGGCCCGGAAGTGCAGCGCCGCATCATGGTCGGCACCTATGTGCTGTGCCACGGCTATTACGACGCCTACTACCTGAAAGCGCAAAAGATCCGCCGCCTGATCGCGCAGGATTTCGACGCCGTCCTGAATGGCCCGAACGCCGTCTGCGACGTCATCATGGGACCGGTCGCGCCGACCGTCGCCTGGGACCTGGGCGACAAGACGGACGACCCGGTGGCGAACTACCTGGCCGACATCTACACCTTGTCGACCAGCTTGGCCGGCCTGCCCGGCATGTCGATCCCTTGCGGCTTCGGCGAAGGCGAGAAAAACAGCAAGCGCCCCGTCGGCCTGCAAATCATCGGCAATTATTTTGGCGAAGCCAGGCTGCTGAACGTCGCCCACCAGTTCCAGCAAGTGACGGACTGGCATACGCGCAGCCCTGCCGGTATTTAA
- the gatC gene encoding Asp-tRNA(Asn)/Glu-tRNA(Gln) amidotransferase subunit GatC has translation MSLTLSDVKRIAHLAQLEMADDQAVTSLAQLNKIFALAEQMQAVNTDGVAPLSHPLAAHMDNIALRLREDLATEQNRRDAYQAVAPKVQDGLYLVPKVIE, from the coding sequence ATGTCCCTGACACTCTCCGACGTAAAACGCATCGCCCACCTGGCCCAACTTGAAATGGCCGACGACCAGGCCGTCACGTCTTTGGCCCAATTGAACAAGATTTTTGCACTGGCAGAACAAATGCAAGCCGTCAATACCGATGGCGTGGCGCCCCTGAGCCACCCGCTGGCCGCCCACATGGACAATATCGCCCTGCGCCTGCGCGAAGACCTGGCCACGGAACAGAACCGCCGCGACGCCTACCAGGCCGTGGCGCCGAAGGTACAGGATGGCCTGTATCTCGTCCCCAAGGTCATCGAGTAA
- a CDS encoding rod shape-determining protein, whose translation MFGFLRRYISTDLAIDLGTANTLIYVRGLGIVLDEPSVVAIRQEGGPNGKKTIQAVGKEAKQMLGKVPGNIEAIRPMKDGVIADFTVTEQMLKQFIRMVHDSKFFRPSPRIIICVPCGSTQVERRAIRESALGAGASQVYLIEEPMAAAIGAGLPVSEATGSMVVDIGGGTTEVGIISLGGMVYKGSVRVGGDKFDEAIVNYIRRNYGMLIGEQTAEAIKKAIGSAFPGSEVKEMEVKGRNLSEGIPRSFTISSNEILEALTDPLNNIVSAVKNALEQTPPELGADIAEKGMMLTGGGALLRDLDRLLMEETGLPVLVAEDPLTCVVRGSGMALERMDKLGSIFSYE comes from the coding sequence ATGTTTGGTTTTTTACGCAGGTATATCTCCACCGATCTGGCCATTGACTTGGGCACGGCCAACACCCTTATTTATGTACGCGGCCTCGGTATCGTCCTGGACGAGCCATCCGTCGTCGCCATCCGCCAGGAAGGCGGTCCGAATGGCAAGAAGACCATTCAGGCAGTCGGCAAGGAAGCCAAGCAGATGCTGGGCAAGGTGCCGGGCAATATCGAAGCGATTCGTCCGATGAAAGATGGCGTGATCGCCGACTTCACCGTGACCGAGCAAATGCTCAAGCAATTCATCCGCATGGTGCACGACTCGAAATTCTTCCGTCCATCGCCGCGCATCATCATTTGCGTTCCTTGCGGTTCGACCCAGGTCGAACGCCGCGCGATCCGCGAATCGGCGCTAGGCGCCGGCGCCTCGCAGGTGTACCTGATCGAAGAACCGATGGCCGCGGCCATCGGCGCGGGCTTGCCCGTGTCCGAAGCGACCGGCTCGATGGTGGTCGACATCGGCGGCGGCACCACGGAAGTGGGCATCATCTCGCTGGGCGGCATGGTCTACAAGGGTTCCGTGCGCGTGGGCGGCGACAAGTTCGATGAAGCCATCGTCAACTACATCCGCCGCAACTACGGCATGCTGATTGGCGAACAGACGGCCGAAGCCATCAAGAAAGCCATCGGTTCGGCTTTCCCTGGTTCGGAAGTGAAGGAAATGGAAGTCAAGGGCCGCAACCTGTCCGAAGGCATCCCGCGCTCGTTCACCATCTCCAGCAACGAGATCCTCGAAGCGCTGACTGACCCGCTGAACAACATCGTCTCGGCCGTGAAAAACGCGCTGGAACAGACGCCGCCGGAACTGGGCGCCGACATTGCCGAAAAAGGCATGATGCTGACGGGCGGCGGCGCACTGCTGCGCGACCTGGACCGCCTGCTGATGGAGGAAACCGGCCTGCCGGTGCTGGTGGCCGAGGACCCGCTCACCTGCGTGGTGCGCGGTTCCGGGATGGCACTGGAACGTATGGACAAGCTCGGCTCGATCTTCTCCTACGAATAA
- the mreC gene encoding rod shape-determining protein MreC, whose protein sequence is MEYSPPPLFKQGASARVKMMVFAGISIALLLVDSRMHALTAVRQAVGTVLYPVQMAALVPRDVALGVGNYFSSLSALEKQVRDLKHEQIASAQILQQAQLNIVENNHLRKLMEARERVPVKTMMAEVLYDTRDSATRKIVLDRGIQHGVELGRPVIDNLGVVGQVTRVFPFTSEVTLLTDEEQAIPVQLLRNGVRSVAIGRGKSGTMELRFTAPSADIQIGDIVITSGLDGLYPAGLAVARVTLVERNAHGPFGRVVCQPLAGIERNTQLLILMTSPEIPPRPPAEDIKTGRKIAGKMAPIKDPAKEAAAAAAPAAKPPAANAAAPAPAKPATPAPAPAAVPPKEATR, encoded by the coding sequence ATGGAATACAGTCCTCCGCCACTTTTCAAACAAGGCGCCTCTGCCCGCGTCAAGATGATGGTGTTCGCCGGCATTTCTATCGCCCTGCTGCTGGTCGATTCGCGCATGCACGCGCTGACGGCCGTGCGCCAGGCAGTCGGCACCGTGCTGTACCCGGTGCAGATGGCGGCCCTGGTGCCGCGCGACGTGGCGCTTGGCGTCGGCAATTACTTTTCTTCGCTGTCCGCCCTGGAAAAACAGGTGCGCGACCTGAAGCACGAACAGATCGCCTCGGCGCAGATCCTGCAGCAGGCGCAGCTCAACATCGTTGAAAACAACCATTTGCGCAAGCTGATGGAAGCGCGCGAGCGCGTCCCCGTCAAGACCATGATGGCCGAAGTGCTGTACGACACGCGCGATTCGGCCACGCGCAAGATCGTGCTCGATCGCGGTATCCAGCATGGCGTGGAACTGGGCCGCCCCGTGATCGACAATCTCGGTGTGGTGGGACAGGTCACGCGCGTGTTCCCCTTCACCTCCGAAGTGACCTTGCTGACGGATGAAGAGCAGGCCATTCCCGTGCAGCTGCTGCGCAATGGCGTGCGCAGCGTGGCCATCGGCCGCGGCAAGTCCGGCACTATGGAATTGCGCTTCACGGCCCCCAGCGCCGACATCCAGATCGGCGACATCGTCATTACCTCGGGCCTCGACGGCCTGTACCCGGCTGGCCTGGCCGTGGCGCGCGTGACCCTGGTCGAGCGCAATGCGCATGGCCCGTTCGGCCGCGTCGTGTGCCAGCCGCTGGCCGGCATCGAACGCAACACCCAGCTGCTCATCCTGATGACGTCGCCCGAGATTCCGCCGCGTCCGCCCGCCGAAGATATCAAGACGGGCCGCAAGATCGCCGGCAAGATGGCGCCGATCAAGGACCCTGCCAAGGAGGCTGCGGCAGCTGCAGCGCCTGCCGCCAAGCCGCCTGCCGCCAACGCGGCCGCGCCCGCGCCCGCAAAACCTGCGACGCCCGCGCCCGCACCTGCCGCCGTGCCACCGAAGGAAGCGACACGATGA
- the mreD gene encoding rod shape-determining protein MreD, whose protein sequence is MNRPHYILLPVSPLFIGFSLLCAFLLNLLPWGQFVGVPDFVALVLVFWGIHQPRKVGIGVAFFMGLMMDVHDSTLLGENALAYTLLSYFAIMMHRRVLWFPIMTQALHVLPLLLLTQALQLLTRLIVSGRFPGWLNFIESFVAVALWPIVTWILLAPQRRAVDRDHNRPI, encoded by the coding sequence ATGAACCGCCCGCATTACATCCTGCTGCCGGTCAGCCCCCTGTTCATCGGCTTTTCCCTGCTGTGCGCTTTTCTGCTGAACCTGCTGCCATGGGGGCAGTTCGTCGGAGTACCCGATTTCGTCGCGCTGGTGCTGGTCTTCTGGGGCATCCACCAGCCGCGCAAGGTCGGCATCGGCGTGGCCTTCTTCATGGGCCTGATGATGGACGTGCACGACTCGACCCTGCTGGGCGAGAACGCGCTGGCCTACACCTTGCTGTCGTATTTCGCCATCATGATGCACCGCCGCGTGCTGTGGTTCCCCATCATGACGCAGGCGCTGCACGTGCTGCCGCTGCTGCTGCTGACGCAGGCACTGCAATTGCTGACGCGTTTGATCGTCTCGGGCCGCTTCCCCGGCTGGCTCAATTTCATCGAGAGCTTCGTCGCCGTCGCCCTGTGGCCCATCGTCACGTGGATCTTGCTGGCACCGCAGCGCCGCGCCGTGGACCGCGACCATAACCGGCCGATCTGA
- the mrdA gene encoding penicillin-binding protein 2 — MTELKNTERELHFFRMRLTILGALVFVCFSLLLARFIWLQVIKHEDYATKAEDNRIAVVPIVPTRGLILDRNGVVLARNYSAYTLEITPSKLSASLDSVIDELSTLVQIDIKDRRRFKKLLEESKNFVSVPLRTRLTDEEVARFTAQRFRFPGVEVQARLFRQYPMGEVASHVVGFIGRINRNEAKGLEEGEDAANYNGTDHIGKEGLEKSYEKQLHGTTGYEEVEVSAGGRAMRTLSRTAATPGNNLILSIDIELQKVVEEAFGEWRGAAVAIDPATGDILAYVSKPGYDPNLFVDGIDQQSWNELNTSLDRPMVNRPLSGTYAPGSTFKPFMALAALELGKRTPSQSISDPGFFMLGGHMFRDDKVGGHGTVDMHKSIVVSCNTYYYQLGRDMGIDAIHDFMKPFGFGQLTGIDLNNEKTGVLPSTEWKRNRFKTPQQKKWVGGDTISVSNGSGYNSYTPLQIAHATANLANNGVVMKPHLVKIIEDAATRARTLTVPKESYRIPLKQENIDTIKRAMVGVTSEQGGTAARIFTGVQYTVGGKTGTAQVVGIKKNEKYNAKLLAERLRDNALFTAFAPADKPRIAIAIVVENAGFGAGVAAPIARKALDYYLLGKRPSDKERDTTKVPKEDVDEVRTLEEITDEQAAPAPARQ; from the coding sequence ATGACTGAACTCAAGAACACCGAGCGCGAACTGCATTTTTTCCGCATGCGCCTGACCATCCTGGGCGCGCTCGTCTTCGTCTGCTTTTCGCTGCTGCTGGCGCGCTTCATCTGGCTGCAGGTGATCAAGCACGAGGACTATGCGACCAAGGCTGAAGACAACCGCATCGCCGTGGTGCCCATCGTGCCCACGCGCGGCCTGATCCTCGACCGCAACGGCGTGGTCCTGGCGCGCAACTACTCGGCCTATACGCTGGAAATCACGCCATCGAAATTGAGCGCCAGCCTCGACTCCGTGATCGACGAGCTGTCGACCCTGGTGCAGATCGACATCAAGGACCGCCGCCGCTTCAAGAAGCTGCTGGAAGAATCGAAGAACTTCGTCAGCGTGCCGCTGCGCACGCGTTTGACGGACGAGGAAGTGGCGCGCTTCACGGCGCAGCGTTTCCGCTTCCCCGGCGTCGAGGTGCAAGCGCGATTGTTCCGCCAGTATCCGATGGGCGAGGTGGCCTCGCACGTGGTGGGCTTCATCGGTCGCATCAACCGCAATGAAGCCAAGGGGCTGGAAGAGGGCGAGGACGCGGCCAACTACAACGGCACCGACCATATCGGCAAGGAAGGCCTGGAAAAAAGCTACGAAAAGCAGCTGCATGGCACCACCGGCTACGAAGAAGTGGAAGTGTCGGCAGGCGGGCGCGCCATGCGCACCTTGTCGCGCACGGCGGCCACGCCCGGCAACAACCTGATCCTGTCGATCGACATCGAGCTGCAAAAAGTGGTCGAAGAAGCGTTCGGCGAATGGCGCGGCGCGGCCGTGGCCATCGACCCGGCCACGGGCGACATCCTCGCCTACGTGTCCAAGCCTGGCTACGACCCCAACCTGTTCGTCGACGGCATCGACCAGCAAAGCTGGAACGAACTCAATACCTCGCTGGACCGGCCGATGGTCAACCGTCCCCTGTCGGGCACCTACGCACCCGGCTCGACTTTCAAGCCTTTCATGGCGCTGGCCGCGCTGGAACTGGGTAAGCGCACGCCGAGCCAGTCGATCTCCGATCCCGGTTTCTTCATGCTGGGCGGGCATATGTTCCGCGACGATAAAGTCGGCGGCCATGGCACGGTCGACATGCACAAATCCATCGTCGTCTCGTGCAACACCTATTATTATCAGCTGGGCCGCGACATGGGCATCGACGCCATTCACGACTTCATGAAGCCGTTCGGCTTCGGCCAGCTGACGGGCATCGACCTGAATAACGAGAAGACGGGCGTGCTGCCGTCGACGGAATGGAAGCGCAACCGCTTCAAGACGCCGCAGCAGAAAAAATGGGTGGGTGGCGACACGATTTCGGTGAGTAATGGTTCCGGCTACAATTCCTACACGCCGCTGCAGATCGCCCACGCGACGGCCAACCTGGCCAACAACGGCGTGGTGATGAAGCCGCATCTGGTGAAGATCATCGAAGACGCGGCCACGCGCGCGCGTACATTGACCGTGCCCAAGGAAAGCTACCGCATTCCGCTCAAGCAGGAAAACATCGACACCATCAAGCGCGCCATGGTGGGCGTGACGAGCGAGCAGGGCGGCACGGCCGCGCGCATCTTCACCGGCGTGCAGTACACGGTGGGCGGCAAGACGGGTACGGCACAGGTGGTGGGCATCAAGAAAAACGAGAAGTACAATGCCAAGCTGCTGGCCGAGCGCCTGCGCGACAACGCCCTGTTTACGGCCTTCGCGCCGGCCGACAAGCCGCGTATCGCGATCGCCATCGTGGTGGAAAACGCGGGCTTCGGCGCCGGCGTGGCCGCACCGATCGCGCGCAAGGCGCTCGACTACTACCTGCTGGGCAAGCGTCCGAGCGACAAGGAAAGGGACACCACCAAGGTGCCCAAGGAAGATGTCGACGAAGTGCGCACCCTGGAAGAAATCACGGACGAGCAGGCCGCCCCGGCACCTGCCAGGCAATAA
- the rodA gene encoding rod shape-determining protein RodA, whose product MPINERRSLWRRAKPYLAVFDPPLMIIILMLLSTSLLTLYSASIGIPGKIEDHLRNILLCFFVMWVAANVTPQMMMRIAVPVYTVSVILLVAVALFGTIKLGARRWLHIGVIDIQPSEFLKIATPLMLAWFFQHNAGALRWKSFLMAAVLLLVPVYLIARQPDLGTALLVVAAGFTVIFLAGLSWKVLAGLLITFVSCLPIAWSHLHDYQRDRVMMLIDPTKDPLGKGFHIIQSIIAIGSGGMTGKGWTHGTQAHLEFVPERTTDFIFAVYSEEFGLVGNLILMLMYLLLVGRGMMIAANAPSFFTRLLAGAITMIFFTYAFVNMGMVSGIVPVVGVPLPFLSYGGTALLTLGVATGILMSIQRHRKLVQT is encoded by the coding sequence ATGCCCATTAACGAGAGGCGCTCGCTGTGGCGGCGCGCCAAACCCTACCTGGCGGTGTTCGATCCGCCGCTGATGATCATCATCCTGATGCTGCTCAGTACCAGCTTGCTGACCCTGTATTCGGCCAGCATCGGCATTCCCGGCAAGATCGAGGATCACCTGCGCAACATCCTGCTGTGCTTTTTCGTCATGTGGGTGGCGGCCAATGTCACGCCGCAGATGATGATGCGCATCGCCGTGCCCGTGTACACGGTATCGGTGATCCTGCTGGTAGCCGTGGCGCTGTTCGGCACCATCAAGCTCGGTGCGCGGCGCTGGCTGCATATCGGCGTGATCGACATCCAGCCGTCCGAATTCCTGAAGATCGCCACGCCGCTGATGCTGGCCTGGTTCTTCCAGCATAATGCGGGCGCCCTGCGCTGGAAGTCGTTCCTGATGGCGGCCGTGCTGCTGCTGGTGCCCGTCTACCTGATCGCGCGCCAGCCCGACCTGGGCACGGCGCTGCTGGTGGTGGCGGCCGGCTTTACCGTCATCTTCCTGGCCGGCCTGTCGTGGAAGGTGCTGGCCGGCTTGCTGATCACCTTTGTGTCCTGCCTACCGATCGCCTGGTCGCACCTGCATGATTACCAGCGCGACCGCGTGATGATGCTGATCGACCCGACCAAGGACCCGCTGGGCAAGGGTTTCCATATCATCCAGTCCATCATCGCCATCGGTTCCGGCGGCATGACGGGCAAGGGTTGGACGCACGGCACGCAGGCCCACCTGGAATTCGTTCCGGAGCGCACGACCGATTTTATTTTTGCCGTATATTCCGAAGAATTCGGCCTGGTCGGTAACTTGATCCTGATGCTGATGTATTTGCTGCTGGTGGGACGGGGGATGATGATCGCCGCCAACGCCCCCAGTTTTTTCACTCGCCTGCTGGCAGGAGCGATAACTATGATTTTCTTTACGTATGCCTTTGTCAACATGGGCATGGTCAGCGGCATCGTGCCGGTGGTCGGCGTCCCCCTCCCATTCCTCAGCTATGGCGGCACCGCGCTGCTGACCCTGGGCGTGGCAACCGGTATCCTGATGAGTATTCAGCGCCACCGCAAGCTGGTGCAGACCTGA
- a CDS encoding septal ring lytic transglycosylase RlpA family protein: MRAPFDTFAMRGLSLAVLLTLAACGTTPQKSASNNVPLPSGGKVKVPVRQDPTLPVLPAAGSGRGGYYKDDGPGDNPPANLRDVPDAEVRNEPYSTRSNRPYVVFGKTYTPITDNEPFKQKGTGTWYGKKFHGQRTSSGEIYDMYKMTAAHPTLPIPSYARVTSIDSGQQVIVRINDRGPFHATRVIDVSYTAALKLGFLGKGSHQVVVERLLPADIDAILAARAAPKPVPSVVARSIDTPADSEPEMGAVVQPEITALSAVDATVAAPAPAALATGFYLQLGAYSRADNAEAGRAQLAPYAQTLGNLDVVPAGPLFRLYGGPFTSRTDAARAAASLPASAGVKPIVIER, translated from the coding sequence ATGCGGGCGCCTTTCGACACCTTCGCCATGCGCGGATTGAGCCTGGCGGTCTTGCTGACCCTGGCCGCCTGCGGCACCACGCCGCAAAAGTCCGCATCGAATAACGTGCCGCTGCCGTCCGGCGGCAAGGTCAAGGTGCCCGTGCGCCAGGATCCCACCTTGCCGGTATTGCCGGCGGCCGGCTCCGGGCGCGGCGGCTACTACAAGGATGACGGTCCCGGCGACAATCCGCCGGCCAACCTGCGCGACGTACCCGACGCGGAAGTGCGCAACGAGCCGTATTCGACGCGCTCGAACCGCCCGTATGTCGTCTTCGGCAAGACCTACACGCCGATCACCGACAACGAACCGTTCAAGCAGAAGGGCACGGGCACCTGGTATGGCAAGAAGTTCCATGGCCAGCGCACCTCGTCGGGCGAAATCTACGATATGTACAAGATGACGGCGGCCCACCCGACCTTGCCGATTCCATCGTATGCGCGCGTGACGAGCATCGACAGCGGCCAGCAGGTGATTGTGCGCATCAACGACCGCGGCCCGTTCCACGCCACGCGCGTCATCGACGTGTCCTATACGGCGGCGCTGAAACTGGGCTTCCTTGGCAAGGGCAGCCACCAGGTGGTCGTCGAACGCCTGCTGCCGGCCGATATCGACGCCATCCTGGCCGCTCGCGCGGCGCCGAAGCCGGTGCCGTCGGTGGTGGCCAGGTCGATCGATACGCCGGCCGACAGCGAACCGGAAATGGGCGCCGTGGTGCAGCCTGAAATCACCGCGCTGTCAGCGGTCGATGCCACCGTGGCCGCGCCCGCGCCAGCGGCGCTGGCCACCGGCTTCTACCTGCAGCTGGGCGCCTATTCGCGTGCGGACAATGCGGAAGCGGGCCGCGCGCAACTGGCGCCGTATGCGCAAACGCTGGGCAATCTCGATGTGGTGCCGGCCGGCCCGTTGTTCCGCCTGTACGGCGGACCGTTTACGAGCCGCACCGATGCGGCGCGCGCGGCGGCCAGCCTGCCGGCGTCGG